From a single Methanobrevibacter sp. genomic region:
- a CDS encoding ATP-binding protein gives MVFYITQCIAGFIAFDEDFQIANYKLFNEEDIVSNLIKIEENEILDEEIELINEIAFDESSDEKKIIIETTKRKSQYKELENYENIEVKTPNKGGEHLRSNMDSVLEEIGFSKGQEEIIRIYEKLAIYKIKKSSQEEDKLLIQAINSVDDIDESISKLVERIRDWYTIYFPEMDTIGNNETYIKLIAESENREDILENFKEHFSEEIEESTGADIEEEDLEMLKSFAESIYSLQKSRKELETYIDSKMEAIAPNLRDLLGATLGAKLIAHIGSIKRLATYPASVIQIMGAEKAIFRHLKTGERPPKHGLIFQHPSVRGAKWWNRGKIARNLALKITLAVRKDVFSGEYDPTIAEDYLKKVEQIEKENPFPKKTSQKRAKERKSEKDKGKGKSKKYKGNKKNKKNKKKRRK, from the coding sequence ATGGTATTTTATATAACACAATGTATTGCAGGATTTATTGCATTTGATGAAGATTTTCAAATAGCCAACTATAAACTGTTCAATGAAGAGGATATAGTTTCAAATCTCATTAAAATAGAGGAAAATGAGATTTTGGATGAAGAGATTGAACTGATTAATGAGATTGCATTTGATGAATCTTCTGATGAAAAAAAGATCATCATTGAAACCACTAAAAGAAAATCCCAATATAAGGAACTTGAAAACTATGAAAACATTGAAGTGAAAACTCCAAACAAAGGTGGAGAACACTTAAGAAGCAATATGGATAGTGTTTTAGAAGAGATTGGATTTTCAAAAGGCCAAGAGGAAATCATTCGGATTTATGAAAAACTGGCCATTTACAAAATAAAGAAATCATCACAGGAAGAGGACAAGCTGCTCATTCAGGCAATAAACTCTGTAGATGACATTGATGAATCAATCAGCAAATTAGTCGAACGTATCCGTGACTGGTACACCATTTATTTCCCGGAAATGGATACAATAGGCAATAATGAAACTTATATCAAATTAATAGCTGAAAGCGAAAATAGAGAGGATATCCTAGAAAACTTCAAGGAACATTTCAGTGAAGAGATTGAAGAGAGCACTGGAGCTGACATTGAAGAGGAAGATCTGGAAATGCTTAAAAGCTTTGCAGAATCCATCTATTCACTTCAAAAGTCAAGAAAGGAACTTGAAACTTATATCGATTCCAAGATGGAAGCCATTGCTCCAAACTTAAGGGACCTCTTGGGAGCTACCTTAGGTGCCAAATTGATTGCACATATCGGAAGCATAAAGAGATTGGCCACCTATCCTGCAAGTGTCATTCAAATCATGGGCGCTGAAAAGGCAATATTCAGACACTTGAAAACCGGAGAGCGTCCTCCAAAGCATGGATTGATATTCCAACACCCAAGCGTTCGTGGAGCCAAATGGTGGAATAGAGGAAAAATAGCCAGAAACCTGGCTTTAAAGATCACTCTTGCAGTCAGGAAAGATGTGTTCTCTGGAGAATATGATCCGACCATTGCAGAAGACTACTTGAAAAAGGTAGAGCAGATTGAAAAGGAAAATCCTTTCCCTAAAAAGACTAGCCAAAAAAGGGCAAAAGAAAGAAAATCCGAAAAGGATAAGGGAAAAGGAAAAAGCAAGAAATACAAAGGAAACAAGAAAAACAAGAAGAACAAAAAGAAGAGAAGAAAATAA
- a CDS encoding AI-2E family transporter, which yields MFNLSENKYGLHIIIIVVLLILSFITIAPVLNMVLLGAMIAYGVRPVAGRIQTKLKYPSISIILAIILVVIPLILLLGYVFWDISNFATMYLASNPSGSEVTLDKGFSNIVGSLPVDVQLTAQNFFNSISLYLQEGFTYILQYIVALAKSFSDIIIKLFVLFCSIYYFAKDGDGVWEYLFAFVPDAHKDFFDKTIDEIANVLKSIFYGHFLTAVIIGIMAGIGYALLGYQFALLLGVITGILQLIPIFGPWPIYWGLAAYDVFVTGNVVQAVLTLIWGFVLSLSDMYIRPALAGKYADIHALILLVGFMAGPYVFGIVGFILGPLILGITYAVIKSLKEELESDNKGDTEEY from the coding sequence ATGTTTAATTTAAGTGAAAACAAATATGGCTTGCATATTATTATCATAGTGGTCTTGCTGATACTTTCATTCATTACCATTGCTCCAGTCTTGAATATGGTATTGTTAGGGGCAATGATAGCTTATGGTGTTAGGCCGGTTGCTGGAAGAATACAGACCAAATTGAAGTATCCTTCAATTTCAATCATTTTGGCGATAATATTGGTTGTCATTCCATTGATCTTATTGCTCGGATATGTATTTTGGGATATTTCCAATTTCGCTACAATGTATCTGGCTTCTAATCCAAGCGGCTCTGAAGTAACTTTGGATAAAGGATTTTCAAATATTGTGGGCAGTTTGCCGGTTGATGTGCAATTGACCGCACAGAACTTCTTCAATTCAATTTCCCTATACTTGCAGGAAGGCTTCACTTATATCTTGCAATACATTGTGGCTTTGGCTAAAAGCTTTTCAGACATTATAATAAAACTATTTGTATTGTTCTGTTCAATATATTACTTTGCTAAGGATGGAGACGGTGTTTGGGAATATTTGTTTGCATTTGTTCCAGATGCCCATAAGGACTTCTTTGACAAGACAATCGATGAGATTGCAAATGTATTGAAAAGCATTTTCTATGGTCACTTCCTGACAGCAGTAATCATTGGTATAATGGCAGGAATTGGTTATGCCCTTTTAGGATATCAGTTTGCATTGCTCTTGGGAGTAATCACTGGAATACTTCAATTGATTCCTATATTCGGGCCATGGCCTATTTACTGGGGATTGGCAGCTTATGATGTTTTTGTAACTGGCAATGTCGTACAGGCAGTCCTGACCCTTATTTGGGGTTTTGTGCTTAGCCTAAGTGATATGTATATCCGTCCGGCATTGGCTGGTAAGTATGCTGATATTCATGCATTGATTCTTTTGGTTGGATTCATGGCAGGACCTTATGTATTTGGAATTGTAGGTTTCATTTTAGGACCATTGATTTTAGGAATAACTTATGCGGTTATCAAGTCCCTTAAGGAAGAGCTTGAAAGCGATAATAAAGGGGATACTGAAGAATATTAA
- a CDS encoding dihydroorotate dehydrogenase electron transfer subunit, producing MNVPKVIEIKKIIEETPTIKTFIFDWTMVGENIPTPGQFVMVWNFKDEKPMSISYIDVAEGEFGITVKKVGEFTEALHTLKEGDKLGIRGPYGNGFDTDLKGMKVLAIGGGVGMAPIASFTEEALKKKAQVDVVCAAQTKDELLFNDRLKAKGAKVYTCTDDGSCGFKGFAIHRVLQLIEHKEYDWAVVCGPEVMMRPLYGSLEANMIEGEYSMERYMKCAIGVCGQCCVDNTGWRICAEGPVFSSDQVSQIVEFGKFHRTASGLKQYF from the coding sequence ATGAATGTACCTAAAGTTATAGAGATTAAAAAGATTATAGAAGAAACTCCTACAATTAAAACCTTTATTTTTGATTGGACTATGGTTGGTGAAAACATTCCTACTCCTGGTCAATTTGTAATGGTATGGAATTTCAAGGATGAAAAGCCAATGTCCATTTCATATATTGATGTTGCTGAAGGCGAGTTTGGAATAACCGTCAAGAAGGTAGGTGAATTCACTGAAGCCTTGCATACATTGAAGGAAGGTGACAAGTTAGGCATTAGAGGACCTTATGGAAATGGATTTGACACTGATTTGAAAGGCATGAAAGTCTTGGCCATTGGCGGTGGAGTTGGAATGGCTCCTATTGCTTCCTTTACTGAAGAGGCATTGAAGAAAAAAGCTCAAGTTGATGTTGTTTGTGCCGCACAGACCAAGGATGAACTCTTGTTCAATGACCGCTTGAAGGCAAAAGGCGCAAAGGTTTATACCTGTACTGATGATGGATCCTGCGGTTTCAAGGGATTTGCAATCCATAGGGTATTGCAATTGATTGAGCATAAGGAGTATGACTGGGCGGTTGTTTGTGGTCCTGAAGTAATGATGAGGCCATTGTACGGCAGTCTTGAAGCCAATATGATTGAGGGAGAATACTCAATGGAACGTTATATGAAATGTGCCATAGGTGTTTGCGGCCAATGCTGTGTAGACAATACCGGTTGGAGAATATGTGCTGAAGGGCCTGTTTTCTCATCAGATCAGGTTTCACAAATCGTAGAGTTTGGTAAGTTCCATAGAACTGCCTCTGGATTAAAACAATACTTTTAA
- a CDS encoding fibrillarin-like rRNA/tRNA 2'-O-methyltransferase, whose product MNIFYKDGEIATKNLAPGIRVYDEKLIQDGDEEYRIWNPRRSKLAAALLNGLEGLNLENDSKVLYLGASTGTTVSHISDICDEGLIYAVEFSPVSMKKLVRLSQKRNNIIPLLADATKPKYYLNKVEKADLVYCDVAQEKQSELFMDNMNLFLKEDGQGLITIKARSIDVIQKPKKIFKDEAKKIKENGYSILEKIKLEPYEKDHIAFLVEKSF is encoded by the coding sequence ATGAACATATTTTACAAAGATGGTGAAATAGCTACTAAAAACTTGGCTCCTGGAATTAGGGTTTATGATGAGAAACTCATTCAAGATGGAGATGAAGAGTACAGGATATGGAATCCGAGAAGGTCCAAATTAGCTGCAGCATTATTGAACGGATTGGAAGGGCTTAATCTGGAAAACGATTCAAAAGTCCTCTATTTAGGCGCTTCAACAGGAACAACCGTTTCACACATTTCAGACATTTGTGATGAAGGATTGATCTATGCTGTTGAATTTTCACCTGTCAGCATGAAAAAATTGGTGAGGCTATCCCAAAAGAGAAACAATATCATTCCATTGCTTGCTGATGCCACCAAACCGAAATATTACCTAAACAAAGTTGAAAAGGCAGACCTTGTTTACTGTGATGTGGCACAGGAAAAACAGAGCGAATTATTCATGGATAATATGAATCTCTTCCTAAAGGAAGACGGACAAGGCCTAATTACCATAAAAGCAAGAAGCATTGATGTTATCCAAAAGCCTAAAAAAATATTCAAGGATGAAGCAAAAAAAATAAAGGAAAATGGTTATTCCATTTTGGAAAAGATTAAGTTAGAACCTTATGAAAAGGACCATATAGCTTTTCTTGTGGAGAAATCTTTTTAA
- the coaBC gene encoding bifunctional phosphopantothenoylcysteine decarboxylase/phosphopantothenate--cysteine ligase CoaBC, translating into MEIVLCVTGSIAATETIKLAREFRRQGHSVKAFMTKEATKIIHPNALEFATGQEVVLELTGKIEHVRYSQVDLILVAPATANTISKFAYKISDNPVSTLLITAYGHDTPIVFVPSMHDSMYDAVSENVEKLKEEGIRFVNPRIDEGKAKFPAIEDIVLESVRAVNLDKVKKGIADEEVSKIAGKNVLISLGGTFEEIDPIRGISNRSSGRMGLELAKEAFIRGANLTILAAHHSVSIPKAFNVIDAESTSAMNEKIDELIPDFDVFIATAAVSDFTPINKEESKISSSYNLSLEFEPVAKIIQRIKKINEDIFLVGFKAEYNISEEKMINCAKTQMQEAGTDLVVANDVSHEGCGFGSETNEVILVSDEVKKVSLSSKREISKSIFDEVSKKLN; encoded by the coding sequence ATGGAAATAGTTTTATGTGTTACTGGAAGCATTGCAGCAACTGAAACCATTAAGCTTGCAAGGGAATTTAGAAGGCAAGGCCATTCAGTCAAGGCATTCATGACCAAGGAAGCGACAAAGATCATTCATCCGAATGCTCTTGAGTTTGCAACAGGTCAGGAAGTCGTCTTGGAATTGACTGGAAAGATAGAGCATGTAAGGTATTCTCAAGTCGATTTGATCTTGGTTGCTCCAGCTACTGCAAATACAATCAGCAAATTTGCATATAAGATTTCTGACAATCCAGTAAGCACTCTACTGATTACCGCTTATGGCCATGACACACCTATTGTTTTCGTCCCTTCAATGCATGATTCCATGTATGATGCGGTAAGTGAGAATGTGGAGAAACTTAAAGAAGAGGGCATCAGATTTGTCAATCCTCGCATTGATGAAGGAAAGGCCAAATTCCCAGCCATTGAGGATATAGTTCTTGAATCTGTAAGGGCAGTTAATTTGGATAAGGTAAAAAAAGGCATTGCAGATGAGGAAGTATCCAAGATTGCAGGGAAAAACGTATTGATCAGCTTAGGAGGAACCTTTGAAGAGATTGATCCTATAAGAGGAATTTCCAACAGGTCTTCAGGAAGGATGGGGCTGGAACTTGCTAAGGAAGCATTCATTAGAGGAGCTAATCTGACAATATTGGCAGCTCATCATTCCGTTTCCATTCCAAAGGCATTCAATGTGATTGATGCGGAATCAACCAGTGCAATGAACGAGAAGATAGATGAATTGATTCCTGACTTTGATGTTTTCATAGCCACTGCAGCTGTTTCTGACTTTACTCCAATCAATAAGGAGGAATCCAAGATCTCATCATCATATAACTTGTCATTGGAATTCGAGCCTGTTGCAAAGATAATCCAAAGGATTAAGAAGATCAATGAGGACATATTCCTGGTTGGATTTAAGGCTGAATACAATATTTCAGAAGAGAAGATGATCAATTGCGCTAAAACCCAAATGCAGGAAGCGGGCACTGATTTGGTAGTGGCCAATGATGTTTCCCATGAAGGATGCGGATTTGGATCTGAGACCAATGAAGTCATTCTTGTAAGCGATGAAGTCAAGAAGGTTTCATTAAGCTCCAAAAGAGAGATTTCCAAATCAATATTTGATGAGGTCTCTAAAAAATTAAACTAA
- a CDS encoding PsbP-related protein, with protein sequence MKKIIGIGLILILLIVGISFFINNPINTDNEVDLSQQSVNYTENGISLSMPGDWVAANSKSNDTVLAVADSNSKDSSGFNSINVNIEKKSKAKSLQSEFNSNYNILARNSDFNILYMGNVSFNGEPALEADYTSVSDNITKQHKAIWFKKGSDIYVILCSAPQSQYDDEVGTFDFIINSVRL encoded by the coding sequence ATGAAAAAGATTATTGGTATCGGATTAATATTGATTTTATTGATTGTAGGTATTTCATTTTTTATAAACAATCCTATCAATACTGACAATGAAGTGGATTTGTCACAGCAATCAGTAAACTATACTGAAAATGGAATATCATTATCAATGCCTGGAGATTGGGTTGCTGCAAATTCCAAGTCCAATGATACAGTTTTGGCAGTTGCAGATTCCAATTCAAAAGATTCTTCAGGATTTAATAGCATTAATGTGAACATTGAAAAGAAATCAAAGGCCAAATCATTGCAATCTGAATTCAATTCTAATTATAATATATTAGCTCGTAATTCTGATTTCAATATCCTATATATGGGTAATGTTTCATTCAATGGCGAACCTGCTTTGGAGGCAGACTACACTTCCGTATCAGATAACATAACAAAACAGCATAAGGCCATTTGGTTTAAGAAAGGCTCTGACATTTATGTTATCCTATGTTCTGCTCCGCAATCCCAATATGATGATGAAGTGGGAACTTTTGATTTTATCATTAACAGCGTTAGATTATAA
- a CDS encoding DNA-directed DNA polymerase, whose translation MVKRNIVLLDIDYITHDEKPVMRLFGKVKGGESNNLIALDDSFVPYLYVLPSSNIDRCIKDLEELSDNGEVEYVKLEKVTKKDFQVPTEFVKISFNHPQDVPKYRDKIWDLDSVKQLREHDIPFYRRYLIDNALVPMAELELEGELIDSFETIDSDNDSLEILKLSKSPITANADFQNFRMMSFDLEVRNPHGMPNPSEDEIIMIGIDSNVGVRKVISTKGDEFENDPEMYFIEKVDNEKEMIESFIKTVKENNIDIIIGYNSDLFDFPYLKDRAKLWGLDLDLGVDGSTMKSIRRGFNNAAVFKGLLHVDLYLVMRRYMSLDRYTLERVYFEFFGEEKIDVPGDRIYEFWDNGGKELKNLFKYSLDDVVSTLKIAQETLPLNLELTRIVGQPFVDVTRMATGQQAEWYLVRKAYEVDEVVPNKPNLTQKNIKERGSNSGGYVKDPEIGLHENLVQFDFKSLYPTLIISKNISPDVLVKDNVSYNAKFEDFETGYDDIDNLREEELSSEIDNDEEYYISPEHFFKFKKEPQGFIPSALEDILNERFAVKNRMKATDDPVLRKSLDVQQQALKRLANTMYGVYGFLRFRWYSFECAQSITAWGRQHIKKAMKEAEAYGFKAIYADTDGFYAKYVPEMKKE comes from the coding sequence ATGGTAAAAAGAAATATAGTTCTTTTGGATATTGATTACATAACTCATGACGAAAAGCCAGTCATGAGATTATTTGGGAAGGTAAAAGGGGGAGAGTCCAATAATCTGATTGCATTGGACGACAGTTTCGTTCCTTACTTGTATGTTTTGCCTTCATCCAATATTGATAGATGCATAAAAGATTTGGAAGAACTATCTGATAATGGGGAAGTGGAATATGTAAAGCTTGAAAAGGTAACTAAAAAGGACTTTCAGGTTCCAACCGAATTCGTTAAAATCAGCTTCAACCATCCTCAAGACGTACCTAAATACAGAGATAAGATTTGGGATCTGGACTCTGTAAAACAGCTTAGAGAACATGACATTCCATTTTACAGACGTTATCTGATTGACAATGCATTGGTTCCTATGGCTGAACTGGAATTGGAAGGAGAACTCATTGATTCATTTGAGACTATTGATAGCGATAATGATTCTCTTGAAATTCTTAAATTATCCAAATCTCCAATTACTGCAAACGCTGATTTTCAAAACTTCAGGATGATGAGCTTTGACCTGGAGGTTCGAAACCCTCATGGAATGCCAAATCCTAGTGAAGATGAGATCATCATGATTGGAATCGACAGTAATGTTGGAGTTCGAAAAGTAATTTCAACCAAGGGAGATGAGTTTGAAAACGACCCTGAAATGTACTTCATAGAAAAGGTTGACAATGAAAAGGAAATGATCGAATCCTTTATCAAAACCGTAAAGGAAAACAATATTGATATTATCATCGGATATAACTCTGACCTCTTTGACTTCCCATATCTCAAGGATAGGGCAAAGTTATGGGGTCTTGACTTGGACCTTGGTGTTGATGGTTCCACCATGAAATCAATTAGAAGAGGATTCAACAATGCAGCAGTATTCAAAGGCCTTCTTCACGTTGATTTGTATTTGGTCATGAGAAGATACATGTCCCTTGACAGATACACTTTAGAGAGGGTTTACTTTGAGTTCTTTGGAGAGGAAAAGATAGATGTTCCAGGAGACAGAATATATGAATTCTGGGACAATGGCGGCAAGGAACTGAAGAATCTGTTCAAATACTCTCTTGATGATGTGGTATCAACATTGAAGATAGCTCAGGAAACATTGCCGTTGAACTTGGAACTCACCCGTATTGTAGGTCAGCCATTCGTAGACGTGACCCGTATGGCTACAGGCCAACAGGCAGAATGGTATCTGGTGAGAAAGGCTTATGAAGTTGATGAGGTTGTACCGAACAAGCCTAACTTGACTCAAAAGAACATCAAGGAAAGAGGAAGCAATTCTGGGGGATATGTGAAGGATCCTGAAATCGGTTTGCATGAGAATCTGGTTCAGTTCGACTTCAAGAGTCTGTATCCTACATTGATTATTTCAAAGAACATTTCTCCAGATGTTTTGGTTAAGGACAATGTGTCATATAATGCCAAGTTTGAAGACTTTGAAACCGGCTATGATGATATAGATAATCTAAGAGAGGAAGAGTTATCTTCAGAGATTGATAACGATGAAGAGTATTATATCTCACCTGAGCACTTCTTCAAGTTCAAGAAGGAGCCTCAAGGTTTCATTCCATCCGCTTTGGAAGACATTTTGAATGAAAGGTTTGCCGTAAAGAATAGGATGAAGGCAACTGATGACCCTGTTTTAAGGAAGAGTCTTGATGTTCAGCAGCAGGCTTTAAAGCGTTTGGCAAATACAATGTATGGAGTTTATGGATTCCTGCGTTTCCGTTGGTATTCATTTGAATGTGCACAGTCCATTACAGCATGGGGACGTCAGCACATTAAGAAAGCCATGAAGGAAGCTGAGGCTTATGGATTCAAGGCCATTTATGCAGATACCGATGGTTTCTATGCAAAGTATGTTCCTGAAATGAAAAAGGAATAG
- a CDS encoding putative zinc-binding protein: MEEKIALAACSGMSPNGLVARVAVHDLAIDDVEILSICMGSTSANVEGFTRVLDKYPILAINGCEGNCVGKILRDKGVEVIDELNVGDILAETEYKANDAARLDDEGEICVKIVKEIIEDKINEFDL, from the coding sequence ATGGAAGAAAAAATTGCTTTGGCAGCATGTAGCGGCATGAGTCCGAATGGATTGGTGGCAAGAGTTGCAGTTCATGACTTGGCTATTGATGATGTGGAGATCCTATCCATTTGCATGGGTTCAACTTCCGCAAATGTTGAAGGTTTTACAAGAGTTCTTGACAAGTATCCGATTTTGGCAATCAATGGTTGTGAAGGAAATTGTGTTGGAAAGATTCTAAGGGATAAAGGTGTGGAAGTCATTGATGAGCTCAATGTTGGAGACATTTTGGCTGAAACAGAATACAAGGCAAATGATGCTGCAAGATTGGATGATGAAGGGGAAATCTGTGTAAAGATTGTCAAGGAAATCATTGAAGATAAGATCAATGAATTCGATTTATAA
- a CDS encoding CBS domain-containing protein — MKIKNIMSENVVSIDKNLNICDCLRMMYKDNLSRIPVTSTNENNKKVLVGIISEKDIADKLGSAKYGNMAPSHFHVSTVMVKDLITVDEDDDVTDVAKILIDKNIGAIPVMSDGEMVGIVTKSDFIYLCKAKAYEKISVKDIMTTDIVSISADDRLVHARKVIMDSKIGRLLLTEDNELAGIITSKDIAKAFVSFRKHTPDKYQASQIKELIAGDYMSTNVETISQYATIPTLADAMLETGYNGYPVVDDEDQIIGIVTQSDLLKLIYEIETQ, encoded by the coding sequence ATGAAAATCAAAAATATAATGTCTGAAAACGTGGTATCTATTGATAAGAATTTAAACATATGTGATTGTCTAAGAATGATGTATAAGGATAACTTATCAAGAATACCAGTCACTAGTACCAATGAAAACAATAAGAAAGTTTTAGTCGGAATTATCTCAGAAAAGGATATAGCTGATAAGTTAGGCTCCGCTAAATATGGTAATATGGCTCCTTCCCATTTCCATGTATCAACTGTGATGGTCAAGGACTTGATTACAGTTGATGAGGATGATGATGTAACCGATGTGGCAAAGATATTGATTGACAAGAACATTGGTGCCATTCCAGTCATGTCCGATGGTGAAATGGTAGGAATCGTAACTAAATCTGATTTCATATATTTATGCAAGGCAAAAGCATATGAAAAGATTTCAGTTAAGGATATTATGACAACAGATATTGTTTCAATATCTGCAGATGATCGTTTAGTTCATGCAAGAAAGGTCATTATGGACTCAAAGATAGGACGTCTATTGTTGACTGAAGACAATGAGCTTGCAGGAATTATAACTTCAAAAGACATTGCAAAGGCATTCGTTTCCTTTAGGAAACACACTCCTGACAAGTATCAAGCTTCTCAAATCAAGGAGTTGATTGCAGGAGATTACATGTCCACAAATGTGGAGACAATCTCACAGTATGCAACAATTCCAACACTTGCCGATGCGATGTTGGAAACTGGTTATAATGGTTACCCTGTAGTCGATGATGAAGATCAGATTATAGGAATTGTAACTCAATCAGATTTGCTAAAATTGATTTATGAAATTGAAACTCAATGA
- the pheA gene encoding prephenate dehydratase — protein sequence MTKDKVAFLGPQGTFSHEAASLVSDNLVSYCSIQQVMGAVESGDCVCGVVPIENSIEGPVSLTLDSLIHNFDLKIKNEIVIPINHNLLAAKEMSVDEVENVYSHSQALGQCQPYLERHGITAHYTLSTAAAAKRVAETGEDAAIGTLKAAELYGLKVIDTNIQENFNNETRFIVLDHEDSPITGKDKTSISFSLFVDKPGGLYELLGLFAENDVNLTKIESRPSKEGLGHYIFFIDLEGHRLDEDIKRILEDLENNTSFFKILGSYPVFSEDLFK from the coding sequence ATGACAAAGGACAAAGTAGCATTTTTAGGACCTCAAGGTACATTTTCCCATGAAGCGGCATCATTGGTCAGTGACAATCTGGTTTCCTACTGTTCAATACAGCAGGTTATGGGTGCTGTAGAAAGTGGAGACTGTGTATGTGGTGTTGTTCCAATTGAAAATTCCATTGAAGGTCCAGTCAGCTTGACTTTAGACTCCCTGATTCATAATTTCGACTTGAAGATCAAGAATGAAATTGTCATTCCAATCAACCATAACCTATTGGCTGCTAAGGAAATGAGTGTAGATGAAGTGGAAAATGTCTATTCACACTCACAGGCTTTAGGGCAATGCCAGCCTTATTTGGAAAGGCATGGAATAACCGCACATTATACATTAAGTACTGCAGCAGCTGCAAAAAGGGTTGCTGAAACCGGTGAGGATGCAGCTATTGGAACATTGAAGGCAGCGGAACTCTATGGATTGAAGGTTATCGATACAAACATACAGGAGAATTTCAATAATGAAACCCGTTTTATTGTTTTGGACCATGAAGATTCTCCAATAACCGGTAAGGACAAGACTTCAATTTCATTTTCATTGTTTGTGGATAAGCCTGGTGGACTCTATGAGCTTTTAGGCCTCTTTGCAGAGAATGATGTTAACTTGACTAAAATTGAATCAAGACCTTCCAAAGAGGGATTGGGCCACTACATATTTTTCATAGATCTTGAAGGACACAGATTAGATGAGGATATAAAACGTATTTTGGAAGATTTGGAAAACAATACCTCATTCTTTAAGATTTTAGGGTCTTATCCTGTTTTCAGTGAGGATTTATTCAAATAA
- a CDS encoding dihydroorotate dehydrogenase — translation MLKTKLCGVSLKNPLMLAAGVLGSHASSLNWMIKSGAGAVVSKSFSKEPNDGYKNPTTVAVEGGIINAIGLSSPGVEAFIDELEKVNRIKGKSIASIYGATPDEFAYVAGKVEDLVDMIELNVSCPHAMEGYGASIGQNPELTKNVVKAVKDAVDVPILAKLTPNVTDISEIAVAAEDGGADGLTLINSLGPGMKIDIVTGNPILANKFGGMSGPAIKPIAVRCVYDAYAATDIPIVGVGGIRNYADVVEFLYAGATAVQIGTSIMYEGPEIFGRVASDLEEFIEESEFDSISEMVGFAHKEP, via the coding sequence ATGTTAAAAACTAAATTATGCGGTGTCAGTTTAAAGAATCCATTGATGCTTGCTGCAGGCGTATTGGGTAGTCATGCATCTTCCCTTAATTGGATGATAAAATCTGGTGCCGGTGCAGTTGTATCCAAATCATTTTCAAAAGAGCCTAATGACGGCTATAAAAATCCAACTACCGTTGCTGTAGAGGGAGGAATCATCAATGCTATCGGGCTTTCAAGTCCTGGTGTTGAAGCCTTTATTGACGAATTGGAAAAGGTCAATAGGATAAAGGGCAAATCAATCGCTTCCATTTATGGTGCAACTCCAGATGAATTTGCTTATGTTGCAGGAAAGGTGGAGGATTTGGTTGATATGATTGAACTCAATGTTTCCTGTCCTCATGCAATGGAAGGCTACGGTGCATCAATTGGTCAGAATCCGGAACTCACCAAAAATGTCGTAAAGGCAGTGAAAGATGCTGTGGATGTTCCAATACTTGCAAAATTGACTCCAAATGTAACAGACATTTCAGAGATTGCAGTTGCAGCTGAAGATGGTGGAGCAGACGGATTGACATTGATCAACTCCTTAGGTCCTGGAATGAAAATAGATATAGTGACCGGAAATCCAATACTTGCCAATAAGTTTGGCGGAATGAGCGGACCTGCAATAAAGCCGATAGCAGTTCGTTGCGTTTATGATGCCTATGCGGCAACTGACATTCCAATTGTAGGTGTTGGAGGAATACGCAATTATGCCGATGTTGTGGAGTTCCTGTATGCCGGTGCCACTGCCGTTCAGATTGGAACCTCCATTATGTATGAAGGTCCTGAGATATTCGGAAGGGTCGCAAGTGACTTGGAAGAATTCATAGAGGAAAGCGAATTTGATTCAATTAGTGAAATGGTAGGTTTTGCTCATAAGGAACCATAG